A genomic stretch from Helianthus annuus cultivar XRQ/B chromosome 1, HanXRQr2.0-SUNRISE, whole genome shotgun sequence includes:
- the LOC110886835 gene encoding 3-oxoacyl-[acyl-carrier-protein] reductase FabG, protein MAVSSQQVATFEQEPWRDLKGKIVMVTGASSGLGWEFCIDLAKCGCRIIAAARRTDRLKALCHEINNHGQVNVREAQKHHVLAVPVELDVTAGGPAIEASVKKAWEAFGRIDALINNAGITGAVQNSLDFSEEDWDKTFRTNLKGAWLVSKYVGLQMRAFNQAGSIINISSITGHQRTFTPGALAYASSKSALNTMTKVMAMELGKNKIRMNSICPALYKSEITEGLMRKKGLKQVISKMVPLRDFGNTNPALTSLVRYLICDTSNYVTGNIFIADAGHTLTGVPIYSSL, encoded by the exons ATGGCAGTTTCTTCTCAACAAGTAGCAACCTTTGAACAGGAACCATGGCGAGACCTCAAAGGAAAGATCGTGATGGTTACCGGCGCATCTTCTGGCCTTGGTTGGGAATTCTGTATAGACTTAGCCAAATGCGGTTGCAGGATCATTGCCGCAGCCCGACGTACTGACCGCCTCAAGGCTCTGTGCCATGAAATTAACAATCATGGACAAGTGAACGTAAGAGAAGCCCAGAAACACCATGTATTGGCGGTGCCGGTGGAGCTTGACGTTACTGCAGGTGGTCCGGCCATTGAGGCATCTGTGAAAAAGGCTTGGGAAGCTTTCGGCCGTATCGATGCTTTAATCAACAATGCTGGTATAACAG GTGCTGTACAAAATTCATTGGATTTTTCAGAAGAAGATTGGGATAAAACCTTTAGGACAAATTTAAAAGGGGCATGGTTGGTGTCAAAGTATGTTGGCCTTCAAATGCGTGCTTTTAATCAAGCAGGATCTATAATCAACATCTCTTCAATTACCGGTCATCAACGTACATTTACACCAGGAGCTCTTGCATATGCTTCTTCAAAATCAGCACTTAATACTATGACAAAA GTGATGGCAATGGAACTTGGAAAAAATAAAATAAGGATGAATTCCATTTGTCCTGCACTTTACAAATCTGAGATTACGGAGGGACTCATGCGAAAGAAAGGGTTGAAACAAGTGATTTCAAAAATGGTGCCACTACGAGACTTTGGCAATACTAATCCAGCTTTGACGTCACTGGTTAGGTACTTAATCTGTGACACATCTAATTATGTGACAGGTAATATTTTCATTGCAGATGCAGGACATACCTTAACAGGTGTTCCGATATATTCGTCACTTTAA